The window CTCCAGCTCCACAAAATCGAGTTGCACATTCATATCAGGGATTTCAATCGTGTTAGACGTGGCAACAGACGAAGCATTAGGTGAGAAATATTTCACTAAGGCGAAGCTGAGCAAGACGCCAAAGGCGCAGCAAGCCATTGAATAAATGATCAGTTTAGTTCGAATTAACACTCACATTCCTTAATCGATAGCCTTTCTGTGGCCTAGAAGCTGAAGCTTAGAATCTGTAGCCTAGTAGCTGCTGTCTAAAAGCTACGAACTAGCATCTGCGCTTGGCCTATGATTTATCTAAACCAAACTTATCCATGCGCCGATACAACGCCTGACGACTGAGTCCAAGCGCTTTGGCGACCCTAGCAATCACACCATGGTGCTGTTTTAGCGCCGCTTCGATATCTTCTCGACTCACCTCTATCGCCTCATTGGCAGACAGTGCTTGACCGCGTTCAGAGCCATCAGAAAAAGTGGCATGAGTGGGAATAGAACTTGGCACATAAACGGGCTGAGGATCAAATTGTCGCTGTCCACAGATGCGCGGATCATACTGTCGCTGATCAAAGCGTCGAGGCTCAGAAGCTGCCGAAATATGGGAAGTAGCTCTTACGACACTCACGACAGGTGCTAAACCAAAGTCAGCTTCGGTCAACACATGACTTTGCGCCAACAATACCGCTCGCTTACAGGCATTCTCAAGCTCGCGTACATTTCCCGGCCAGCGATGGTGCAATAACGCCTGCAATGCCGGTTTACTCAAGCTAAAATCGCTGCCGATAAAATGCTGCACTAAAGGTAAGATATCGTCGGTACGTTGATTCAGCGGCGATAGCGCCAGTTCGATAACATTTAAGCGGTAAAACAAATCCTCACGAAAACGCCCTTCGGCAATATCTTGGGCCAGATCCGCATTGGTCGCGCTAATCACCCGCACTTTCACTTTTTGGGTTTTATGGCTACCTAAGCGTTCAAATTCACCGGTTTGCAGCACGCGCAGCAGTTTTACTTGGCCAGATAAGGGCAAGTTACCGATTTCATCTAAAAACAGTGTGCCGCCGTCGGCCGCTTCAAAGCGACCAATACGCGCTTTAGTCGCCCCCGTAAAAGCCCCCGCCTCGGCACCAAACAACTCTGCCTCTAATAAATCCATCGGCAAAGCGCCGACATTGACCTTGATAAAAGGCTTGTTTTTTAAGGGAGAATTAGCATGGAGAATATCGGCAAGCTTGTCTTTACCCGCACCATTAGGGCCAGTGATGAGGACCGACACATCGGAGCGCGCCAGTTGCAAGGCTAAATCAATGCAACGCTGCATCGCGCCACTACCAAAAACAATCCCACAGAGGTCCGCATCGGCGATCGCCACTTGGCGTTGATGATTCACCCGCTCGAGACGATGGTTAGCACGGGAGAGTTTATAAAGCGCGATCAAATTGGTAATGCTATTGAGCACCTTAGCGTCATCCCAAGGTTTACCCATATAATCGGCCGCGCCCGCTTTGACTAATTCAACGGCGGTTTCGAGTTGCGTCCACGCCGTCATCAAAATGATCGGTAGATCCCCTTGGCGTTCGCGCAGGGCGTAAAACAGCTGCTTGCCTTCCTCGCCCGATGTGGTATCCCGAGTAAAGTTCATATCTTGGATCACTAAATCCACATCCTGCGTCGCCAATAACCCAAGGGCGTCCTCTGGGCTATGGCAAGTCAGCACCCGATAATCATTGAGTTCTAGCATCAAACCTAGGGCTTGGCAGATGGCATGATTGTCGTCGACGATAAGGATAGTATCCATAAGTATGAGTGTTGTCCTATATAAAACTATTAACCGTAAAGTAACAAAAAGTGCAATAACATCCTATTGTTATCGCACTTTTATCGGGCTTTTATCGTACCTTGAGTGACATCAAATATTTCGCTATACGCTGCGGGTTGCCGTTGCTGGCGAAATATTTGCCGCCTTACGCGCCGGTAAGTAAACCGCCAGCGTGGTGACAATAAATAAACCTGCCACAGTAAATAGTGGGTAACTTAAGTCCAACATAGGCAAGCTATAGATTTTCATTAACTGTTGGCCTAACTGTATCGCTAACAAGCCGCCCAGCACGCCTCCCGCTAAGCAAATCAAATAGTTCTCCACGAGGAAGTAACTGATAATATCGCGCTTTTTAGCACCCAGTGCGCGGCGGGTACCTATCTGCTTAGTGCGGCGCTGGATATTAAACATCACCATGCCCGTTAAACCGAGCGAAGTGATCAGCAGCAGCAACACCACCATCATAGTTAACACAGTAATCATTAATTTATGATCGCGGTATGAACTATCTTTTAAGGCCTCGATTGACTTAAAGCCATCGAGTACTCGATTGGGATTCTCCGCCAGCAGCGCTTTTTTTATCGCGTCTTTAAGCTCGGCGTGAAACTCAGGTTTAGCCCTTACCATGTAAGAACTGCTACCATAATCCACATTTTGAATCACACTGTTTTCAAGGCTAGAACTGTCAATCCACGCGCCTTGCAGTTTTTCGACAACCCCAATCACAGTGATCTGCGCATCCTTGCCCTCGTACAACACTTTGCCAAGTGCGGATTCATCAGGCCAAACGGCTTTAGCTAACGCACTGGAGATGATCGCTAAGCGACTCGGGCTATCGAGGCTGTCCTT of the Shewanella baltica genome contains:
- a CDS encoding sigma-54-dependent transcriptional regulator, whose amino-acid sequence is MDTILIVDDNHAICQALGLMLELNDYRVLTCHSPEDALGLLATQDVDLVIQDMNFTRDTTSGEEGKQLFYALRERQGDLPIILMTAWTQLETAVELVKAGAADYMGKPWDDAKVLNSITNLIALYKLSRANHRLERVNHQRQVAIADADLCGIVFGSGAMQRCIDLALQLARSDVSVLITGPNGAGKDKLADILHANSPLKNKPFIKVNVGALPMDLLEAELFGAEAGAFTGATKARIGRFEAADGGTLFLDEIGNLPLSGQVKLLRVLQTGEFERLGSHKTQKVKVRVISATNADLAQDIAEGRFREDLFYRLNVIELALSPLNQRTDDILPLVQHFIGSDFSLSKPALQALLHHRWPGNVRELENACKRAVLLAQSHVLTEADFGLAPVVSVVRATSHISAASEPRRFDQRQYDPRICGQRQFDPQPVYVPSSIPTHATFSDGSERGQALSANEAIEVSREDIEAALKQHHGVIARVAKALGLSRQALYRRMDKFGLDKS
- a CDS encoding FtsX-like permease family protein, whose amino-acid sequence is MLHIKPILSSLLRSKSGPILLLIQIILSVAIVANASFIIQERLALMQRDSGIKESEVLTFSLFNFDPLIDKTAQNKIDQQILRGLPNVIDATSTNMLPLSGGGWSSTLNLGPDPDSAKSTPQFAMYLGTDHTIETLGIKLIEGRNFYPHELKDSLDSPSRLAIISSALAKAVWPDESALGKVLYEGKDAQITVIGVVEKLQGAWIDSSSLENSVIQNVDYGSSSYMVRAKPEFHAELKDAIKKALLAENPNRVLDGFKSIEALKDSSYRDHKLMITVLTMMVVLLLLITSLGLTGMVMFNIQRRTKQIGTRRALGAKKRDIISYFLVENYLICLAGGVLGGLLAIQLGQQLMKIYSLPMLDLSYPLFTVAGLFIVTTLAVYLPARKAANISPATATRSV